In Neodiprion virginianus isolate iyNeoVirg1 chromosome 6, iyNeoVirg1.1, whole genome shotgun sequence, the genomic window TTGTCGGGTTTTGAGATCTATATATCACCTAAAAAGAGCCAACTCTATATTCTCACATCTCAAAACATCAGTTCTacactacccccaattaattGTGATCAAGTGAAATTGATGACCAAAAAAATAGCGTCAAAGTTCGAAGTAACTGTAAATATTTCTCGACCGAATTGAGTGACGGAAGTTCCTTGAGGAACCTGAATGTCTGCTAGAATGAATCATTATAGACATGTCTTACCTCAAGCAGGGCGGGGGCTTGACGTCCTCGTCGTCGGCCTCGTCGTCGAGGACGAGTCGTTCCCCGGACCCGTTATGGCTCGAGGAGATGATGCTGCTGGTCGGTGAAGGTACGTTTTGTCCCATTCCAGTGTTGGGGTCGTACTCCAGCCCGTCAGCCTCGGCGAGAAGCCGCTGCAGCCCCCTGATGTACTCGACGGCCATACGAAGGGTCTCAACCTTGGACAGTTTTTTCCCCCGGTCCCCGTAGCCGGCGGCAATGTGTCCAGGAATGTGCTGCCTGAGGGTGGCGAACCCGTTGTTGACTTGCTTGACGCGGTTTCTTTCCCGCGCGTTTCTCCGCGCAACCGCAACCGGCGGCGGTTGTCCGTTCTTTCCGTGCTTTTTCAACCGCGACGGATCGTAAGGCGGCAAAACGCTGGCACTCGACGCGCTGGTTGTCTTTGGTACTATCAGGTGCGGCTGGTTACTCAAAATGTTGGTCTCGTTGTCCTGCAGCGTCCGCAAGAGCATCAGCTGTTCCTGATCGCCCCCGTTTATCTGCAACCGGTTGCAGAAGACCGTGACACccatcgtcgtcatcgtgCCAGTTTGTTTTTCTCACCGAGTGTGAAAAAAGCAAACGGATGAtggtgaaaaagttggaaaTTCTATGCGAGGTTTTTTTATTGGACGGAATATGTTTTCGCGGTTTTCATTACGCCGATTACGGACGATTCGTGAAAAGAGTCAGAC contains:
- the LOC124308260 gene encoding achaete-scute complex protein T8-like isoform X1, with product MTTMGVTVFCNRLQINGGDQEQLMLLRTLQDNETNILSNQPHLIVPKTTSASSASVLPPYDPSRLKKHGKNGQPPPVAVARRNARERNRVKQVNNGFATLRQHIPGHIAAGYGDRGKKLSKVETLRMAVEYIRGLQRLLAEADGLEYDPNTGMGQNVPSPTSSIISSSHNGSGERLVLDDEADDEDVKPPPCLRLSPMVESPGPEFYPASVGDEENLEPLDATRVLTHGNQVFSRLSPTPAPSPCEYYTQNEENLEPRAPLSPYSGGDSEEGGTVYAASPEVFSGALYYKQELPGTSDVMDVVSWWEQEQGRLNQHAQHLTHA
- the LOC124308260 gene encoding achaete-scute complex protein T8-like isoform X2 codes for the protein MLLRTLQDNETNILSNQPHLIVPKTTSASSASVLPPYDPSRLKKHGKNGQPPPVAVARRNARERNRVKQVNNGFATLRQHIPGHIAAGYGDRGKKLSKVETLRMAVEYIRGLQRLLAEADGLEYDPNTGMGQNVPSPTSSIISSSHNGSGERLVLDDEADDEDVKPPPCLRLSPMVESPGPEFYPASVGDEENLEPLDATRVLTHGNQVFSRLSPTPAPSPCEYYTQNEENLEPRAPLSPYSGGDSEEGGTVYAASPEVFSGALYYKQELPGTSDVMDVVSWWEQEQGRLNQHAQHLTHA